The Tripterygium wilfordii isolate XIE 37 chromosome 23, ASM1340144v1, whole genome shotgun sequence genomic sequence GACATAATAGAGGCAAGCCACCAGATCGATACTCTCCTACTTTTGAATCAGGTACCACTATCCAACATCTCACTGATAATTCTGTCAACTACAGCTTACCTCTTAGACATAATAGAGGCAAGCCACCAGATCGATACTCTCCTACTTTTGAATCAAGAAGGTCCAGGTACCCTATTGCAAACTATGTATCAACAACAAGGCTATCAGAACCTCTCAAGGCATTTACACACAATTTATACTCGGGTTACATTCCAAGTAATGTCCAAGAAGCCTTGACAAATTCAAAATGGGTTCATGCGATTCAAGAGGAGATGATGGCCTtgcagaaaaataatacttggaTTCTTGTTCCTTTACCAATAGGAAAACGTACTGTGGGGTGTAGATGGGTTTTCACTATCAAATACAAGGCGGACGGTACCATTGAGAGGTATAAGGCGCGGTTGGTAGCAAAAGGGTATACACAGACTTATGGCGTGGATTATCAGGAGACTTTTTCACCAGTGGCTAAGTTGAACACTGTCAGAGTTATATTGTCTCTTGCAGCCAATTTAGACTGGCCACTACATCAATTCGACGTAAAAAATGCGTTCCTGCACGGTGATCTTGAAGAGGAGGTTTACATGGATATTCCACCGGGATATACTACATCCACTGAGAATGGAGTAGTGTGTAAATTACAACGAGCTCTCTATGGGCTAAAACAATCCCCCCGAATGTGGTTTGGTCGTTTTAGCTTAGCCATGAAGAAATATGGATTTCAGCAGAGCAATGCCGACCACACTTTGTTTCTTAAACATAGATGTGGTAAGGTAACAGTGCTTATAATCTATGTTGACGATATGATTATTACCGGTGACGATGTGGAGGAAATTGcaagacttcaagaacagtTGGCGAAAGagtttgaaatgaaaaattTAGGAGGACTTAAGTATTTTCTGGGCATTGAAGTACTAAGATCAAAACAGGGTATATTTCTATCTCAAAGGAAATATGTGCTAGACTTACTATCAGAAGTTGGCTTGTTGGATTGTAAGCCAGAAGACACTCCAATTGCACAGAATCTCAACTTAAGGGAACATACAGACTCAGTGCCAGCAAATAAAAAGCAATATCAGAGATTAGTTGGTAAGTTGATTTACTTATCCCATACCCGTCCTGATATCGCTTATGCCGTTAGCTCtgtgagtcaatttatgcactgTCCACATAAAGTTCATATGGAGGCTGTATTAAGGATTGTACGTTACTTAAAATCCTCACCAGGAAGAGGATTGATGTTCTCAACGAACAATCATTGTAATATTGAAGGATACATGGATGCAGATTGGGCAGGAGATATTGACAATAGAAAGTCCACATCGGGCTACTTCACATTCGTGGGAGGTAATTTGGTGACTTGGAGGAGCAAGAAGCAAAATGTAGTAGCATTATCAAGTGCTGAAGCTGAGTTTAGGGGGATGGCAAAAGGGTTGTGCGAGCTTCTTTGGCTTAAAAGACTGTTAACTGAAATTGGCATGGCTCCTCGATCTGAGATGAATCTATTTTGTGACAATAAGGCAGCTATCGCAATTGCACACAATCCTGTCCAGCATGATCGTACAAAGCATGTAGAAATAGATagacatttcatcaaacagaaTCTTGAAGACAAAGTCATTAAGTTTCCGTTTGTGAAATCAGAAGACCAACTTGCGGACGTTCTTACTAAGGTAGTTTCAAGTAAAATCTTCTTCAACTCACTTGACAAGTTGGGCATTAGAGACATctatgcaccaacttgagggggagtgttggcaTGAGTTGAAGAGAAATTATGGGCATTGACTTGATTGGAGGAGATAATgcagaaaaaatattttataatgcaATTAGCCTTCTGTAATCACGTAGTTCCTACCTACCATAGAAAATGTAGTTCATTTGACTATAATGCATTTAGCTTTCTGTAATCACGTATTTCCTACCTACCATAGAAAGTGTACACATACCAAAAATAGTTTATTTGACTTTCACTTGTATTGATCTATATATAGGTATGTAAATCATTGAATTGAAatataatgaaaagaaaagatctCCTCCCATCTTCCTCCCATCTTCTCTGTTTACATATTATACTTATATGATAatcttgtattatatttagttggATAATTATTTAATGATAACTTTttcctcaaaaacaaaaattgtttaATGATAAACTTTCATATTGGGCCAACAAGAGGAGGACAACACAGTTTTCTATATTttacaaaattaaattttgtttaattttaaaataaagcCATCCTggctcatttaaaaaaaaatacaatttcttTGTCTACAAATTATCTCTCAGCACGGtcaagaacaatcaatttatgGGTTGGTATTTGTCTGTGATAAGGGATAAAATTGTCATTACATGTGTCAAGAAGTTCTCATTCCGACTGGAACCATAGATTCCTTAGGGGGAGATAGGAACCATAAGTTCCTGAGATGAGGGGAATGGAACATTCCGTTCCGGTGGTGTATGTCATACCAAACAAAGGAATCCCTTGAAGAACGGAATTCAACATTCCGGTTCCTACCGGAACGATGCAACCAAACATAGCATTAGGCTTTGCTGCTTTCGCACCTATGAGGCTAAAACTATGAGAGCGAAGAACGAGGGAACTCCATCCTATGAAGACTGGAGCGGTGTCGGCATGTCGTCGTGCCAATGATGTTGGAGTGAGTGACCAATTGATTCCCCCTGGCCCCTTGCCGCCCTGCGATTGGGATAACCTAGCTTAGGTAAGGTGCTTGATTTCCTCAACTCCTCTCTGACTTCCCCTTTCATGTTTGAGCCATTTGgctgtttcaaatttcaatcaaatggacaaatgattttttattttgcttaaaGGTTAACGATTTTGgttatttgatgattttatgTTAGCACTACTGCATTAGCAAGTAGCTTCGGCACTCAATAGACATCTAATTATCTAAATACataattgtttgaatttttaaCTCTAAAGACTAAAATATGCCAATAATCCAAACAAAATTATGGGGATGCTGCCCATAGACCCCATAgatcttttttattatataattttcATTTCCTGTATAAACTCGACCCCATATACTTAGGAGTCTGGATCCGCTCCTAACCACAACTAATCATAGATAGTCGACAACCtcactaaataataaaaatactaATCATAGAAAGTAGCGTAGATATGGTGGAACTTAGAGAATGTATGCAtggggagggagaagaagaaaggtTATTGTATAAAAGTTGTTGAATTAGAGCTTTTGATAAACTTAAAATCTTTCTCATTTGTCTTGGAAGAACTCAAAAATAACATTTCAGCAATGAAACCAGAAGTAAGTTGGGTAGATAATAGATATGCACAAGTCTGCGTTGTCCAGCTCATTACCGGCCTTGATAGTTGGGCCCGGGCCTGGATCGGCTAATTCAGTTCATTGAAGTGGACCGGACTGGATCTCTTGCTCATTACAGGCCTTGATAGTTGGGCCCAAGCTGGGGACCGTGGTATAGTGCTTATGAcattgagaaattttatctacacaccacaaaaacactatctttacatcactttttgaatatgataagtttacacacaaaaattataagtctacacacaaTCGTAATGaaaagaccaaattacccttgtttttatataatattagaaATATTAGTGTTAAGCTTACACACATATTTAATCCACAATTCAATCTCTCCCTCAAATCTCAATGGGTCTATGTGGTAATGGAAGGAGAGGATCAGACTAATTTTCAATAATATTTCACTCGAGGAAATCTGTTTGCCTGGAGAAAATTTCCTACCAATAGCATGTGTCCATATCTCAATTTTAACATTGTTCCATCCAACAAGCTCCGATGAGGATCTTAGTTTCAATATCAAGGTCAAACAGTTGGAGATTGAGTTGAGGAAATACCCTTGATTTGTAAATCTCTCTAATATGTATATTACTTATGAAAATCTCTCAAAAAAATCGAACAAGATCGGTAATTGTTACATAGCATTAGTAGGTGTATATAAATTGTATTTCATTTGCTGACTTTGTGTTAAAAACCATTGAAACGAAAATCAGCAAACTAGGTCCGATTTTCTCACTAGAAATCGGTaggattttgttgtttttctttcaaaaaaacgACTGGAacatgttgtttttctttcaaaaaaacgACAGGGCTATGTTATTTTTCTGCGGAcgatgcttgagacccccatttaatgtggggtgttggatgtgaagtgtatcctacatgtgtatttttaatcaatgactattttaatgttacATAAATTTGGAGAACTTTTGGGACATAAATTTGGAGAACTTTTGGGGAGTAttggcatgaaggccaccacagcggatggaaaactacccaaatcccaaaccccctggtgagaatagaaccctggacctcaaggtcctgggcagataacctgaccaaccaggctaacTAACTTactatataaaaattattttcttaaaaattttaattgaagggttaatatatctatatacaataatatttatataaattataaaaacagaattttcaaaactaaaacaatttttgaaaacagaaaactgttTTGAAAACAGTAACCAAACACACTCATAGCGTTTTTGTGGTGCGGCGATGCCGTTTAACTGCTTCATTAATCATTCGATTCGAGTTTCAAGTTTTAACTGTCTTTGACTTGCTACAAAGCCCAATAAACAAGCCGGCACACGGACTCGGTCGCGGAGCTCAACCAACCAAAAACCcttccaaaaccctaaatatcGTCTCCGCGTCTCCAAAATGGGTCGACGAAAGAACAACAACAGTAGCAGCACCAGTCAGACTTTCAACGACTCGCATCAACAACAACACCGCCGCTTCGAGGACGCGGACGAAGATTTGACCACGGAGAGCTCAAATCTCCAGGACTCTGTGGTAATGAGCGACAAAGCCATGGAGGACGATTTAATGTGTGTGCCTGAAGATGTGTCCTCTATGGATGCCGATGATGGCAAGACGAGCGCTGACTATTACTTCGATTCCTATTCTCACTTTGGTATATTTCTTATTGAGTTTAATATGTAAGACAAGTGTTCTTTGAAAGTTTTCAGATTTGTTCTTTGGATATTGGTTTAATGAATATGCTTGCAGTTAGGGGAACTCCATTGTGTTCTTTCATGGAAGAAAAATCTACGTCTTTGAGCTTTGGATAGTAATTTTAGTTCAAGATAGGAACTAGAGCTATAATTTGCTGTAGAAAGCATGCTTTGACAGATTGTTCATAAATTATATGCTCTCCCAGCAACATATCAGAGCAAGTAGTTGGAGGTTGCTAATGTAAATTTGCTTAAAATAGATATATGTTGTGGTGTTGTGATATAATGtgattatttttgttgtttaataAATAGATTGGTTTTGAAAATTCTATTTAGGTCTCTCTCTTTAATCTCTATTTATTGGTTCACAATTGATGCAAAACTAATTGTTGCCCTTCTGTTTGCTTTTTGTGTTTGCAGGTATTCATGAAGTAAGTGTGCTTGACTTTGACGCAGAgcagttttgtgttttgttcttTTCGACACTGTTGAGCATATCTTCATTTTTCCCCCTCTCTTCTGAAGTTTAGTTTCGACCATCATATGGACATAGCATGAACTATGGATTATGTGTTATGCTGTTGATATGATGTTTGTGATGTGCTAATTGCTAAAATGCAACTCAAATATGTATTTTGATCATGGCATCTGTACTTAGTGGTGAGTTGGTAATTGGTCATCCTTTAAAACTACctgtttttctgtttttctgtTTTATGAGTCAAAACACTTCTCTACTTTTCTTATTCTTGATTTTGGATAGTTGAACCATCCGAGAACATTGTGCTCGGCTTATTAACAGACTTTTTTTGTGATCTCTGGATTCTATCCGCGAGTGGATTTTTCACTCTTGATTTAACTTTTCTATTCTAACATATGTATGCTCAGAAAATTTTTTGGTGCTTTGTTATGCATATATAAACTTGATTATGCAACAGATTCTAAGACCCTGAATCTGCAAAAGCAATTAGTTTTGGATGATATTTTTACTTCCTAGACTGTCATCTCGTTGAGCAATTTACTTTTTCCTGATTCAGAACATGAATATTGAATTGTATAGTTGATATGGCCCTGACTTCACTGGTGTTGCAGGAAATGTTGAAAGATGTCGTGAGAACTAAGACATATCAAAACGTAGTTTATCAGAATAAATTTCTATTCAAGGACAAAGTAGTTCTAGATGTTGGAGCTGGGACAGGAATTTTGTCCTTATTTTGTGCCAAAGCAGGGGCAGCACATGTTTATGCTGTATGTCTTTCACTCTTGCATATTCCTCCACAAACTTTGTTCCTTTATTGGTATATGTTGTTCAATTTATAGTTTGAGACACATAGCATGTCCCTTTCTCTTGCTGTACTTTGCCAACATTTGCTAAATATGGTTgctgaaaaaaattcaatttgcaGGTTGAATGCTCCCAAATGGCTGACATGGCGAAAGAAATTGTTGAAACAAATGGATTTTCTAATGGTGAATTCTGCGTATCTCTCcttaatttcatatttttgtttgtatcCTTCTATAGCTTGTATGATATTTGCTCTTTGCTGACTAATTCACCATTTGATTGTTGCAGTTGTAACAGTTTTGAAGGGAAAGATAGAAGAGATTGACCTACCAATAGCCAAAGTGGATATAATTGTTTCAGAGTGGATGggatattttttgttgtttgagaATATGTTAAACACGGTCCTCTATGCTCGGGATAAATGGCTTGTAAGTTGCTCCGCATTAGACATAGCAAATTTATAGTATGTTCAGGCATGCGTGAATAAACTCCATTCAGCCAGTGCCATTTTTCAATTCCAGAGTAATCGTATTGTTGAATCTAGTGTAAAAAATTTGCTGTTACTTACTTACTTTAGTACAAGTTGCATAAGAGGGGATTGTATACCGTCAGGCTACTTGGTGTCCGCAGGTTTCCTATTTGAGCAATTTTGTTTATTCTACTTATTCCATTAAGTGACAGTTTTCTGCTTGAGTCTGCACACACTATAACATGTTTAAACAAATAAGGTTaccttaaaagaaaaagagagctcaaaatgatacttttaaattttaatataagtgAAGTTAATTTTTCTATTCATCTGCTCATTCCCAGGTCAATGATGGAGTTATACTACCAGATAAAGCTTCCCTGTATTTGACAGCCATTGAGGATGCAGAGTACAAAGAAGACAAAATTGAATGTGAGCCCACTGAATGCTTTTAAAGACGCAAATACATGACCATATATTTCCATTGAATGTGAGCTCATTCACTTGCATGGAACTTGTGGTTTGAGATTTCAGCTGCTTTCTGATTTTTCCATATGGATTTTCTAGTTCTGACTTGTGtgtttttttgtgcatttgtatcCAGTTTGGAATAATGTATATGGCTTTAATATGAGCTGCATCAAGAGGCAAGCCATGACAGAGCCCCTGGTTGACACAGTTGACCAGAATCAAATCGTTACAAACTGCCAACTGCTCAAGGTTGGGATAACAAAATATCCATACTtgcataaatttttattttgcattttGTAGTTCATTTACTAATAGATGTCTCTACTTCATGTGTGCTTGTGCCTGACATATGCTCGTATACTTGATTTGTACAGACAATGGACATCTCTAAGATGGTTCCCGGTGATGCTTCATTCACAGCTCCCTTTAAGCTCGTAGCAGAACGTGATGACTACATCCATGCTCTGGTGGCTTACTTTGATGTATCGTTTACCAAGTGTCATAAGTTGATGGGTTTCTCTACAGGTGAGTCTCTCTGCTGTTCCCCTTGTCTCTTGTAATAGGTTCATTTCTTGGATCAATAGTTATGTTTGATTTTATGGAACTAATCTGGAAAAAGAAACCCATGGTAGAAATAGTAAATTTAGGTAGTCATGGACTGAAAATGAAACTGATAAGCTTTTTCATCTTTTGCCTACCGTCATTTATTTGGTGAATCTCCAATTAAATTATATGTTGCAAGACCCTTGTCAGGGATGTCATGATTTACTCACCAAATATTGAATTGTAAGTGGTCTTTTATATATATCTGCATTCGTCAATAGCCTGCTGGAAAGGCGATGCTAGAAGTACTGTGGGCAATAATGTATTCCTGATAAACTCAATCTATAATGCAGGGCCAAGATCTCGCTCCACGCATTGGAAGCAAACCGTCCTTTACCTGGAAGATGTGCTAACCATATGTGAAGGGGAAGCATTGACGGGTAGCATGACCGTGGCACCAAACAAGAAGAATCCCCGTGATGTTGATATAATGCTCAAGTATTCATTGAATGGCCGTCGTTGCTCGATCTCCAGAAGCCAATATTATAAGATGCGCTGATGCAGAACAATTGGTGCATTGGCCGCTGGGCGGTTGCCCATCCATAGCTGCTTCCATATGTTTGGCAATTGTATTCctaatttttgttctttgttctttgtttttggaTTCCTAATTTTTGTTTGCCGTTTCTGTAACTTTAACCATCTCCTTTCTTCCATttgttcaaaaaaagaaaaagaaaaagaagactgTATTTgtaacttatcaaaaaaagaagactgTATTTGTAATATGCAATTTCTATTACATTGGTTGATTGGTGTGTGTTTTTGTTCCATCTAAATATACTGTTGGATTTGTCATGttaaaatactacacatttaattttaaatttttttgtgcatcaaaaatcaaaatggtgCACAGTATAGGTCTTGTGTTTTTCAACACTGAACCTTAGATCCAAATATAATAGTGCTATTAGCTCATATAGTAATAGTAGTGTTAGGTAGTCTATATAGTGGTAGTTTATGGAAGTCTAAGTCTCTTAAACCAAAATTTAAAACCTTTTCACTCTCAAAAGACatgttattttaaaataaaattacatattcaaaaactttctaacaagatccattgtggATGAGTTTtagggtaaatcttaattccattattttttttcaatgaaatttcaaaaacaaatgaattcagaattaaaacaatgaattttaaactagggacaattggcagtaagagcactttagacaacttaattgtaaaaaagttcatgaacatttttaaaattgtaaaaaagtgcaatttaagggtaatttggtcatctgacttaagatattttttagtttatacctacaataccctcctctttcttcttcttcttcttcttcttctccctccaactatccaactctagtgtgtcctctctttctctccttcttctctactaaaagttatctctttcttcttctccttcttcttcttcttcttcttcttcttcttcttcttctggttctcgatctggttcttcgctgtcttcttctccgtttttggccgagtttctcctctcttcatctccttcttcgtcgttgctcaatctggactgcgtcgagttgctctgcttcgtttttgacagatctggactatgcttcgttgttcaatctgggttgtgctttgtttttttgcagatctggactctggttcgttttttacagagatgtatcactatagtatcaccatagtatcactaacaccaaaaaaccactaaaatgatgaaactagtatgcatacttcatcttcctaactacttttcctttcttgattttcttttcttggttacctctcttgttcgttttgaaaaaacatttacaagtgcagagatgtatcactatagtatcacgaacacaaaaaattcattaaaatgatacaattgaaccaatatgcatacttcttcttcctaattacttttcctttcttggttttcttttcttggtttgtacatctcttgctcgttttggaaaaacatttacagctacagagatgtatcactatagtatcacgaacatcaaaaatccactaaaatgacataactgaaccagaaagacatgtaatgctatcaaatttacgttctaacatttatatcatcattttatgagccaaaaatataaattgaacactaaattggatcttctatttaaaagtatcactattgtatcacaattcgtggagagagaaaatcaaaattgaggttattttggtaaaagatgatccccagtgtacttttttaaaatgatgttttagtgattgtacttttttacaattaagtataatctagtgtaccggcctccaaaagtccctttaaactatgctttaaaaaacaataaaatctatattaaaacaataaattttgaataatgAATTATGATATAAAAGAatataaataaaactattccaatAGAATGAACTTGTTGAGCTCTCATGAGCTATCAAACACATAGGCTTCATGTCATTTTCAATCCAAATATATCACTGCGTGCGACCCTCTAGGCCCCTTAACAATGTAATTATGCAAGTGCCAAAAACCTTATTGACCCAATAAGCAAGAAATGATCAAGGCCCAAATAAGTTACATGGATTAATGAGCCCGCGGCTTGGCATTATGCATACATCATTTCGGCCCATTTGGAATAAGCCCACTGGCAATATGAAGTCCAAAGGTCCATCTTGGACAGGCCCATTATAGGTAAACGGATGTGGAGCCCGGATCCCATCAACATTCGGTGATTCTGTAGCATCActtttaaagaaagaaaaaaaaatcaagggaaGCAACAGTTCACATCACATGTGTAACTTGTAAGGTAGGAAATGAAGCGACATATGcattaaattgcataaaaataaataaataagtgaAATTAAATGCAGACAACATGAAAGCAATAAATCTTTATGATCGAGTGCGCTGAGATCTGCAATATTTACTCAAGCCAGCGCACAAATTGGGCCTTTTTTGTGAGAGCCATGTGATTGGTGGTTGCATATTAAACTCAAACCATGTATAAACCCAAATTAAAATGCGCAA encodes the following:
- the LOC119993091 gene encoding protein arginine N-methyltransferase 1.1-like — its product is MGRRKNNNSSSTSQTFNDSHQQQHRRFEDADEDLTTESSNLQDSVVMSDKAMEDDLMCVPEDVSSMDADDGKTSADYYFDSYSHFGIHEEMLKDVVRTKTYQNVVYQNKFLFKDKVVLDVGAGTGILSLFCAKAGAAHVYAVECSQMADMAKEIVETNGFSNVVTVLKGKIEEIDLPIAKVDIIVSEWMGYFLLFENMLNTVLYARDKWLVNDGVILPDKASLYLTAIEDAEYKEDKIEFWNNVYGFNMSCIKRQAMTEPLVDTVDQNQIVTNCQLLKTMDISKMVPGDASFTAPFKLVAERDDYIHALVAYFDVSFTKCHKLMGFSTGPRSRSTHWKQTVLYLEDVLTICEGEALTGSMTVAPNKKNPRDVDIMLKYSLNGRRCSISRSQYYKMR